From a single Mycolicibacterium mengxianglii genomic region:
- a CDS encoding type I polyketide synthase, giving the protein MTIFEHDRVADYDGAATSGSTTNDGNAAAPASTGPSASHALVDRLTDGEPYAVAFGGQGSAWLETLEELVSSAGIESDLATLAGEADLLLEPVAQELVVVRPIGFEPLSWVRALAAEEPVPTAKQLTSAAVSVPGVLLSQIAAVRALARQGMDLSATPPVAVAGHSQGVLAVEALKAGGSQDVQLLALAQLIGAAGTLVARRRGISVLGDRPPMVSVTNADPERIHELLNEFAQDVRTVLPPVLSIRNGRRSSVITGTPEQLSRFELYCEQIAEKEEAERKNKLRGGAVFKPVFEPVQVEVGFHSPRLSDGVELVAQWAEKIGLDVEQARSMTEAILVKQVDWVNEISALHDAGARWILDLGPGDILTRLTAPVIRGLGIGIVPAATRGGQRNLFTIGAVPEVARPWTSYAPSVVTLPDGSVKLSTKFTRLTGRSPILLAGMTPTTVDAKIVAAAANAGHWAELAGGGQVTEPIFNDRIAELTTLLEPGRAVQFNSLFLDPYLWKLQVGGKRLVQKARQAGAPIDGLVVTAGIPELEESVELIEELNNIGISHVVFKPGTVEQIRSVIRIAAEVPTRPVIVHIEGGRAGGHHSWEDLDDLLLATYSELRSRANITVCVGGGIGTPERAAEYLSGRWSETFGFPLMPVDGILVGTAAMATLEATTSPAVKQLLVDTTGTEQWVGAGKAQGGMASGRSQLGADIHEIDNAASRCGRLLDDVAGDAEAVAARRDEIIAAMADTAKPYFGDVDAMTYEQWLRRYVELSIGDGDSTADSKRADSPWLDITWRDRFTEMLQRAESRLDVADFGPIETLFGATEDGEALLEDPQQAITALLARYPDAATVKLHPADVPFFIGLCKTPGKPVNFVPVIDKDVRRWWRSDSLWQAHDARYTADQVCIIPGTAAVAGITRVDEPVGELLDRFEQAAVNDVLSTNPDAPQVLSRRQHRTDIAGPLAVVLDAPDVLWAGRTATNPVHRIADPADWQVRDQRSATHHATGARLEVDGERVILSVPLSGTWIEIAFTLPSSTVDGGAPVVSTDDASAAMRSVLAIAAGVEGPDALPVPVDGVTTVSVEWDPERVADHTGVTATFGAPLAPTLTVVPDALVGRCWPAVFAAIGTAVTDTGFPVVEGLLSLVHLDHAAHLVAALPKGKAELTVSATASEAYDTEVGRVVPVSVTVSAADGTVLATLEERFAIRGRTGAAELTDPLRAGGAVSDNETDTPRRRRRDVTLTAPVDMRPFAVVSGDHNPIHTDKAAALLAGLESPIVHGMWLSAAAQHVVTATDGKPVPPAKLLGWTARFLGMVSPGDEVDFRVDRVGVDLGGEVLEIAARIGSDLVMSATARLAAPKTVYAFPGQGIQSKGMGMEVRARSKAARKIWDKADKFTRSTLGFSVLHVVRDNPTSLIASGVHYQHPEGVLYLTQFTQVAMATVAAAQVAEMREQGAFVEGAIACGHSVGEYTALACVSGVYELEALLEVVFHRGSKMHDIVPRDAEGRSNYRLAAIRPSQIDLPDADVTDWVAEISERTGEFLQIVNYNLRGSQYAIAGTVRGLEALEEEVERRREISGGKRSFILVPGIDVPFHSSVLRVGVSDFRRALERVMPYDSDPDLIVGRYIPNLVPRPFTLDKDFIQEIRDLVPAEPLDEILADYDTWRNERPSELMRKVVIELLAWQFASPVRWIETQDLLFIEEAAGGLGVERFVEIGVKHAPTVAGLATNTLKLPEYAHSAVEVLNSERDAAVLFASDEDPVIEDSESDVEEASAAPAAQAAPAAAAPAAPAAPSGGPRPDDITFDAADATVALIGLSAKMRLDQIEGLDSIESITDGASSRRNQLLVDLGSELNLGAIDGAAEADLSALKGQVTKLARTYKPFGPVLSDAINDQLRTVFGPSGKRPAYLTERVTKTWELGSGWAKHVTVEVALGTREGSSVRGGSLGGLHDGALADAASVDKVIDAAVLAVAARKGVAVSLPSAGGAAGGGVVDSAALTEFAEKVTGPDGVLANAARLVLGQLGIDNPVSAPESVSDADLIDLVTAELGSDWPRLVAPSFDSKKAVVLDDRWASAREDLVKLWLAEEDEIDAEWPRLSERFEGAGHVVATQANWWQGRALAAGRNVHATLFGRIAAGAENPGKGRYHDEIAVVTGASKGSIAAGVVAQLLDGGATVIATTSKLDDKRLAFYKDLYRDNARFGAKLWVLPANMASYSDIDALVSWVGTEQSESLGPQAIHLKDALTPTLLFPFAAPRVAGDLSDAGARAEMEMKVLLWAVQRLIGGLSTIGAERDIASRLHVVLPGSPNRGMFGGDGAYGESKAALDALVTRWNAESSWAQRVSLAHALIGWTKGTGLMGHNDAIVGAVEEAGVTTYTTREMAAMLLDLCTAEAKVAAAASPLKVDLTGGLGDVKLDMAELAAKAREEMVQKDGSAVGDDEDSLTGTISALPSPPRPHVPAPAPEWAPLDIDPADLVVIVSGAELGPYGSSRTRFEMEVDGELSAAGVLELAWTTGLIKWEDDPKPGWYDTASGDLVPETELVERYHDTVVERCGIRAFVDDGAIDPDHASPLLVSVFLDKDFSFVVSSEADARAFMEFDPEHTVVLPVPESSDWQVIRKAGTEIRVPRKTKLSRTVGAQIPTGWDPTVWGISADMANSIDRVALWNIVATVDAFLSAGFSPAELMRWVHPSLVASTQGTGMGGMTSMQTMYHGNLLGRNKPNDILQEVLPNVVAAHVIQSYVGSYGSMIHPVAACATAAVSVEEGVDKIKLGKAELVVTGGFDDLTLEAIIGFGDMAATADTEVMRAKGISDSKFSRANDRRRLGFVEAQGGGTILLARGDLALKMGLPVLAVVGYAQSFADGVHTSIPAPGLGALGAGRGGKDSGLARALNKLGVGADDIAVVYKHDTSTLANDPNETELHERLADSLGRSEGAPLFIVSQKSLTGHAKGGAAVFQMMGLCQVLRDGVIPPNRSLDCVDDELATSGHFVWPRETLRLGEKFPLKAGLVTSLGFGHVSGLVALVHPAAFLSTLSDGERDTYLAQAQERTLAGKRRLASAIAGGRPMYERPVDRRFDHDVSEKRQEAAMLLNPASRLGDDGIYIQ; this is encoded by the coding sequence GTGACGATTTTCGAGCACGACAGGGTTGCTGATTACGACGGTGCCGCCACGAGCGGTTCCACCACCAACGATGGCAACGCTGCCGCGCCCGCAAGCACCGGTCCCTCCGCTTCCCACGCCCTGGTCGACCGGCTCACCGATGGCGAGCCCTACGCCGTCGCATTCGGCGGCCAAGGCAGTGCCTGGCTGGAGACCCTCGAGGAGCTGGTGTCCTCGGCCGGGATCGAGTCCGATCTGGCGACCCTGGCAGGGGAAGCCGACCTGCTGCTCGAACCTGTCGCGCAGGAACTCGTGGTGGTCCGCCCCATCGGCTTCGAGCCGCTGAGCTGGGTGCGCGCGCTCGCCGCCGAGGAGCCGGTCCCGACCGCCAAGCAGCTCACTTCTGCGGCGGTCTCGGTACCCGGCGTGCTGTTGAGCCAAATCGCCGCCGTCCGCGCGCTCGCGCGCCAGGGGATGGACCTGTCGGCCACCCCGCCGGTCGCGGTGGCCGGACACTCGCAGGGTGTGCTGGCTGTCGAGGCGCTCAAGGCCGGCGGTAGCCAGGACGTCCAGCTGCTGGCGCTGGCGCAGTTGATCGGTGCAGCGGGCACGCTGGTGGCCCGTCGGCGCGGTATCTCGGTGCTCGGCGACCGCCCACCCATGGTGTCGGTGACCAACGCCGACCCGGAACGCATCCACGAACTGCTCAACGAGTTCGCCCAGGACGTACGGACCGTGCTGCCTCCGGTCCTGTCGATCCGCAACGGCCGCCGCTCGTCTGTCATCACCGGCACACCCGAGCAGCTGTCCCGTTTCGAGCTCTACTGCGAGCAGATCGCCGAGAAGGAAGAGGCCGAGCGCAAGAACAAGCTGCGCGGCGGCGCGGTGTTCAAGCCCGTCTTCGAGCCCGTCCAGGTCGAGGTCGGCTTCCACTCGCCGCGACTGTCCGACGGCGTTGAGCTCGTCGCCCAGTGGGCCGAGAAAATCGGTCTCGACGTCGAACAGGCCCGCAGCATGACCGAGGCCATCCTGGTCAAGCAGGTCGACTGGGTCAATGAGATCTCTGCACTGCACGACGCCGGCGCCCGATGGATTCTGGACCTCGGTCCCGGGGACATCCTGACCCGCCTCACCGCGCCGGTGATCCGCGGTCTCGGCATCGGCATCGTTCCCGCCGCCACCCGCGGCGGCCAGCGCAATCTGTTCACCATCGGCGCGGTGCCCGAGGTTGCCCGCCCGTGGACCAGCTATGCGCCCTCGGTGGTCACGCTGCCGGACGGGTCGGTGAAGTTGTCGACCAAGTTCACCCGGCTCACCGGGCGGTCGCCGATCCTGCTCGCCGGTATGACGCCGACGACCGTCGACGCCAAGATCGTCGCCGCGGCTGCCAACGCCGGGCACTGGGCCGAACTCGCCGGCGGCGGCCAGGTCACCGAACCGATCTTCAACGACCGCATCGCCGAACTGACCACGCTGCTCGAACCGGGCCGCGCTGTGCAGTTCAACTCGCTGTTCCTCGATCCCTATCTGTGGAAGCTGCAGGTGGGTGGCAAGCGTCTGGTGCAGAAGGCGCGCCAGGCGGGTGCCCCCATCGACGGCCTCGTGGTCACCGCCGGCATCCCCGAACTCGAGGAGTCCGTGGAGCTGATCGAGGAACTCAACAACATCGGCATCAGCCACGTGGTGTTCAAGCCCGGCACCGTGGAGCAGATCCGTTCGGTCATCCGGATCGCTGCCGAGGTCCCCACCCGTCCCGTCATCGTCCACATCGAGGGTGGCCGCGCCGGTGGTCACCACTCGTGGGAGGACCTCGACGACCTGCTGCTGGCCACCTACTCCGAGCTGCGGAGCAGGGCCAACATCACCGTCTGCGTCGGTGGCGGCATCGGCACGCCCGAGCGGGCGGCGGAATACCTGTCGGGTCGCTGGTCGGAGACGTTCGGCTTCCCGCTGATGCCGGTCGACGGCATCCTCGTCGGTACTGCGGCGATGGCCACGCTCGAGGCCACCACCTCACCCGCGGTCAAGCAGCTGCTGGTCGACACCACGGGTACCGAGCAGTGGGTCGGTGCAGGAAAAGCCCAGGGCGGCATGGCTTCCGGACGAAGCCAGCTCGGCGCAGACATCCACGAGATCGACAACGCCGCGTCGCGCTGCGGACGTCTCCTCGATGACGTCGCCGGTGACGCCGAGGCCGTCGCCGCGCGCCGCGACGAGATCATCGCCGCGATGGCCGACACCGCCAAGCCGTACTTCGGCGACGTCGATGCCATGACCTACGAGCAGTGGCTGCGCCGCTACGTCGAACTGTCCATCGGCGACGGGGACTCCACCGCTGACAGCAAGCGTGCTGACTCGCCGTGGCTGGACATCACCTGGCGTGACCGCTTCACCGAGATGCTGCAGCGTGCCGAGTCCCGGCTCGATGTGGCCGACTTCGGTCCGATCGAAACTCTCTTCGGTGCAACCGAAGACGGTGAGGCGTTGCTCGAGGATCCGCAGCAGGCCATCACCGCGCTGCTGGCCCGCTACCCCGATGCCGCCACGGTCAAGCTGCACCCTGCCGACGTGCCGTTCTTCATCGGCCTGTGCAAGACGCCCGGCAAGCCGGTCAACTTCGTACCGGTGATCGACAAGGACGTCCGCCGCTGGTGGCGCAGCGACTCGCTGTGGCAGGCCCACGACGCGCGGTACACCGCAGATCAGGTGTGCATCATCCCGGGTACCGCCGCCGTCGCGGGTATCACCCGCGTCGACGAACCGGTGGGAGAGCTGCTCGACCGTTTCGAGCAGGCCGCCGTAAACGATGTGCTGAGCACGAACCCGGATGCGCCGCAGGTGCTTTCGCGTCGTCAGCACCGCACTGACATCGCCGGCCCGCTGGCCGTCGTGCTCGACGCCCCGGACGTGCTGTGGGCCGGTCGCACCGCGACCAACCCGGTGCACCGTATCGCCGACCCTGCGGACTGGCAGGTGCGCGACCAACGTTCGGCCACCCATCACGCGACGGGTGCGCGCCTGGAGGTCGACGGCGAGCGTGTGATCTTGAGCGTGCCGCTGTCGGGCACCTGGATCGAGATCGCGTTCACCCTGCCGTCTTCTACGGTCGACGGCGGCGCCCCGGTGGTGTCCACCGACGACGCCTCCGCCGCAATGCGTTCGGTGCTCGCGATCGCAGCGGGTGTCGAGGGTCCCGACGCCCTGCCGGTGCCGGTGGATGGTGTCACCACCGTCAGCGTGGAGTGGGATCCGGAGCGGGTCGCCGACCACACCGGTGTGACCGCAACGTTCGGCGCACCCCTGGCCCCGACCCTCACCGTGGTGCCCGACGCATTGGTCGGGCGCTGCTGGCCGGCGGTCTTCGCCGCCATCGGCACGGCGGTCACCGACACCGGCTTCCCGGTTGTCGAAGGCCTGCTCAGCCTGGTGCACCTCGACCACGCGGCGCACCTGGTCGCCGCGTTGCCGAAGGGCAAGGCCGAATTAACCGTTTCTGCAACGGCTTCGGAGGCATATGACACCGAGGTCGGCCGTGTTGTGCCGGTGTCGGTCACTGTCTCTGCAGCGGACGGCACCGTCTTGGCCACTCTCGAGGAGCGCTTCGCGATCCGTGGCCGCACCGGTGCGGCCGAACTGACCGACCCGCTGCGGGCCGGGGGAGCGGTCTCCGACAACGAGACCGACACCCCGCGTCGTCGCCGTCGTGACGTCACGCTGACCGCGCCGGTGGACATGCGTCCGTTCGCGGTGGTCTCCGGTGACCACAACCCGATCCACACCGACAAGGCGGCTGCGCTGCTGGCTGGTCTGGAATCGCCGATCGTGCACGGGATGTGGCTGTCCGCGGCCGCTCAGCACGTGGTCACCGCCACCGACGGCAAGCCGGTCCCGCCCGCCAAGTTGCTCGGTTGGACGGCCCGCTTCCTGGGCATGGTCTCGCCCGGTGACGAGGTGGACTTCCGCGTCGACCGCGTAGGTGTGGACCTGGGCGGTGAGGTGCTCGAGATCGCCGCCCGCATCGGTTCGGATCTGGTCATGTCGGCGACGGCGCGCTTGGCCGCGCCCAAGACCGTGTACGCCTTCCCGGGCCAGGGCATTCAGTCCAAGGGCATGGGCATGGAGGTCCGCGCCCGGTCCAAGGCCGCCCGCAAGATCTGGGACAAGGCCGACAAGTTCACCCGCTCGACCCTCGGCTTCTCGGTGCTGCACGTCGTGCGCGACAACCCGACCAGCCTCATCGCCTCCGGTGTGCACTACCAACACCCCGAGGGTGTGCTCTACCTGACGCAGTTCACGCAGGTGGCCATGGCCACTGTCGCAGCGGCTCAGGTCGCCGAAATGCGTGAGCAGGGTGCGTTCGTCGAGGGCGCCATCGCGTGCGGTCACTCCGTCGGCGAATACACTGCGCTGGCGTGTGTTTCGGGCGTTTACGAACTCGAGGCGCTGCTGGAGGTGGTGTTCCACCGCGGTTCCAAGATGCATGACATCGTGCCGCGTGATGCCGAGGGGCGCTCGAATTACCGACTGGCCGCGATCCGCCCGTCGCAGATCGATCTCCCCGACGCCGACGTCACCGACTGGGTGGCCGAGATCTCGGAGCGCACCGGCGAATTCCTGCAGATCGTGAACTACAACCTGCGCGGTTCGCAGTACGCGATCGCGGGCACGGTTCGCGGCCTGGAGGCGCTGGAGGAAGAGGTCGAGCGTCGCCGCGAGATCTCTGGCGGCAAGCGGTCGTTCATCCTGGTCCCGGGTATCGACGTGCCGTTCCACTCCAGTGTGTTGCGGGTCGGTGTGTCCGACTTCCGCAGGGCACTCGAGCGCGTCATGCCCTACGACAGCGACCCGGATCTGATCGTCGGGCGCTACATCCCGAACCTGGTGCCACGGCCGTTCACGCTGGACAAGGACTTCATCCAGGAGATCCGCGATCTGGTTCCGGCGGAGCCGCTGGACGAGATCCTGGCCGACTACGACACCTGGCGTAACGAGCGTCCGTCGGAGCTGATGCGCAAGGTCGTCATCGAGCTGCTGGCCTGGCAGTTCGCCAGCCCGGTGCGCTGGATCGAGACCCAGGACCTGCTGTTCATCGAGGAAGCCGCCGGTGGTCTCGGTGTCGAGCGCTTCGTCGAGATCGGCGTGAAGCACGCGCCGACCGTCGCCGGCCTGGCCACCAACACCCTCAAGCTGCCCGAATACGCCCACAGCGCAGTGGAAGTGCTCAACTCCGAGCGCGACGCCGCGGTGCTGTTCGCCAGTGACGAGGACCCGGTAATCGAGGATTCGGAATCCGACGTCGAAGAAGCGTCGGCCGCACCTGCGGCGCAGGCAGCCCCAGCGGCAGCGGCACCCGCCGCTCCCGCAGCCCCGTCGGGCGGCCCGCGACCGGACGACATCACCTTCGACGCGGCGGATGCCACCGTTGCGTTGATCGGCTTGTCGGCCAAGATGCGCCTGGATCAGATCGAGGGGCTCGACTCCATCGAGTCCATCACCGACGGCGCGTCGTCACGACGTAACCAGCTGTTGGTCGACCTCGGTTCCGAGCTGAACCTGGGCGCGATCGACGGTGCCGCAGAAGCCGATCTGAGTGCGCTCAAGGGTCAGGTGACCAAGCTGGCACGGACGTACAAGCCGTTCGGCCCGGTGCTCTCCGATGCGATCAATGATCAGCTGCGTACGGTTTTCGGGCCGTCGGGCAAGCGCCCGGCGTACCTCACCGAGCGCGTCACCAAGACCTGGGAACTGGGTTCCGGCTGGGCCAAGCACGTCACCGTGGAGGTGGCGCTGGGTACCCGCGAAGGATCCAGTGTCCGCGGTGGCAGCCTCGGTGGCCTGCACGACGGCGCGCTCGCTGATGCCGCATCCGTGGACAAGGTCATCGATGCCGCAGTGCTGGCGGTCGCCGCCCGCAAGGGCGTTGCGGTGTCACTGCCGTCGGCCGGTGGAGCCGCCGGTGGCGGCGTCGTCGACTCCGCGGCGCTCACCGAATTCGCCGAGAAGGTCACCGGCCCCGACGGGGTGCTGGCCAATGCGGCGCGTCTGGTGCTGGGGCAGCTGGGCATCGACAATCCGGTGTCTGCGCCCGAGAGCGTCTCGGATGCCGACCTGATCGACCTGGTGACCGCCGAACTGGGTTCGGACTGGCCGCGTCTGGTCGCTCCGTCGTTCGACTCCAAGAAGGCCGTCGTGCTCGACGACCGGTGGGCCAGTGCCCGCGAGGATCTGGTCAAGCTGTGGCTGGCCGAGGAAGACGAGATCGACGCCGAGTGGCCACGACTGTCCGAGCGTTTCGAAGGTGCCGGCCATGTTGTTGCCACCCAAGCCAATTGGTGGCAGGGGCGGGCGCTGGCGGCGGGCCGTAACGTGCACGCGACGCTGTTCGGACGGATCGCCGCTGGGGCGGAGAATCCGGGCAAGGGCCGCTACCACGACGAGATCGCCGTGGTGACCGGTGCCTCGAAGGGCTCGATCGCCGCCGGTGTCGTGGCGCAGCTGCTCGACGGCGGTGCCACCGTCATCGCGACAACCTCGAAGCTGGACGACAAGCGGCTGGCCTTCTACAAGGACCTCTACCGCGACAATGCCCGGTTCGGCGCCAAGCTGTGGGTGCTGCCCGCCAACATGGCGTCGTACTCCGATATCGACGCCCTGGTGTCGTGGGTCGGAACCGAGCAGTCCGAAAGCCTTGGGCCGCAGGCCATCCACCTCAAGGATGCGCTGACCCCCACCCTGCTGTTCCCGTTCGCGGCGCCGCGGGTGGCCGGAGACCTGTCCGATGCCGGCGCGCGGGCCGAGATGGAGATGAAGGTGCTCCTGTGGGCCGTGCAGCGGCTCATCGGTGGGCTGTCGACCATCGGGGCCGAGCGTGACATCGCCTCGCGTCTGCACGTCGTGCTGCCCGGTTCCCCGAACCGCGGCATGTTCGGTGGTGACGGCGCCTACGGCGAGTCCAAGGCGGCCCTCGATGCGCTGGTGACCCGGTGGAACGCGGAGTCCTCGTGGGCGCAGCGGGTCAGCCTGGCGCACGCGCTGATCGGCTGGACCAAAGGCACCGGCCTGATGGGACACAACGACGCCATCGTCGGTGCGGTCGAGGAAGCCGGCGTGACCACCTACACCACCCGGGAAATGGCAGCCATGCTGCTGGACCTGTGCACTGCGGAGGCCAAGGTGGCTGCGGCCGCCTCACCGCTCAAGGTGGACCTGACCGGTGGTCTCGGCGACGTCAAGCTCGACATGGCCGAGCTGGCTGCCAAGGCACGTGAAGAAATGGTCCAGAAAGATGGGTCAGCTGTCGGCGACGACGAGGATTCGCTGACTGGGACCATCTCGGCACTGCCTTCGCCGCCGCGGCCGCATGTTCCCGCGCCTGCGCCGGAATGGGCTCCGCTCGACATCGATCCCGCCGATCTGGTGGTCATCGTCAGCGGCGCGGAACTGGGCCCGTACGGCTCGTCGCGCACCCGTTTCGAGATGGAGGTCGACGGTGAACTGTCGGCCGCCGGTGTTCTCGAACTGGCCTGGACCACCGGGCTGATCAAGTGGGAGGACGACCCGAAGCCGGGCTGGTACGACACTGCCTCCGGTGACCTGGTGCCCGAGACCGAGCTGGTCGAGCGCTATCACGACACCGTGGTGGAGCGCTGCGGAATCCGCGCATTTGTCGATGACGGTGCGATCGACCCGGATCATGCGTCGCCGCTGCTGGTCTCGGTGTTCCTGGACAAGGACTTCAGCTTCGTGGTCTCCAGCGAGGCCGACGCCCGGGCGTTCATGGAGTTCGATCCTGAGCACACTGTGGTACTCCCGGTTCCGGAATCGAGCGACTGGCAGGTGATCCGCAAGGCGGGCACCGAGATCCGGGTTCCGCGTAAGACCAAGCTGTCCCGGACAGTCGGTGCCCAGATTCCGACCGGCTGGGATCCCACGGTGTGGGGGATCAGCGCCGATATGGCCAACTCGATCGACCGGGTGGCGTTGTGGAACATCGTCGCGACCGTCGATGCGTTCCTGTCCGCGGGGTTCAGCCCGGCGGAGCTGATGCGGTGGGTGCATCCGAGCCTGGTGGCGAGTACGCAGGGCACCGGTATGGGCGGCATGACCTCGATGCAGACCATGTATCACGGCAACTTGCTGGGCCGGAACAAGCCGAACGACATCCTGCAGGAAGTTCTGCCGAATGTTGTTGCCGCGCACGTGATTCAGTCCTACGTCGGCAGCTATGGCTCGATGATCCATCCGGTGGCCGCTTGTGCCACCGCGGCGGTGTCGGTGGAAGAGGGTGTCGACAAGATCAAGCTCGGCAAGGCCGAGCTGGTTGTCACCGGTGGTTTCGACGACCTGACCCTGGAAGCGATCATCGGCTTCGGTGACATGGCGGCCACCGCCGACACCGAGGTGATGCGAGCCAAGGGCATCAGCGACTCGAAGTTCTCCCGGGCCAACGACCGCCGCAGGCTCGGCTTCGTCGAGGCGCAGGGCGGAGGCACGATCCTGCTGGCCCGGGGTGATCTCGCGCTGAAGATGGGTCTTCCGGTGCTTGCGGTCGTCGGGTACGCGCAGAGCTTCGCCGACGGTGTGCACACCTCGATCCCGGCTCCGGGGCTCGGCGCGCTGGGCGCCGGTCGCGGAGGCAAGGATTCGGGGTTGGCGCGGGCGTTGAACAAGCTCGGCGTCGGGGCGGACGACATCGCGGTGGTCTACAAGCACGACACGTCCACGCTGGCCAATGATCCCAACGAAACCGAGCTGCACGAGCGGTTGGCCGACTCGCTGGGACGTTCGGAGGGCGCACCGCTGTTCATCGTCAGCCAGAAGTCGCTGACCGGCCATGCCAAGGGCGGCGCCGCGGTCTTCCAGATGATGGGCCTGTGCCAGGTACTGCGCGACGGGGTCATTCCACCGAACCGCAGCCTGGATTGTGTCGACGACGAGCTGGCCACCTCCGGTCACTTCGTGTGGCCGCGGGAGACCCTGCGGTTGGGCGAGAAGTTCCCGCTCAAGGCTGGTTTGGTGACCAGCCTCGGGTTCGGGCACGTGTCGGGTCTGGTGGCGCTGGTGCATCCGGCGGCGTTCCTTTCGACGCTGAGCGACGGCGAGCGGGACACCTACCTCGCCCAGGCGCAGGAGCGCACGCTGGCAGGCAAGCGCCGGCTGGCGTCGGCGATCGCCGGCGGTCGGCCGATGTACGAGCGTCCCGTCGACCGGCGCTTCGACCACGATGTCTCCGAGAAGCGTCAGGAAGCGGCCATGCTGCTCAACCCCGCGTCGCGCCTCGGTGATGACGGCATCTACATCCAGTGA
- the acpS gene encoding holo-ACP synthase AcpS: MAIVGVGIDVVSIPDFAEQVDQPGTVFAETFTPGERRDAADKSSVAARHLAARWAAKEAVIKAWSGSRFAQRPVLPEGIHRDIEVVTDMWGRPKVRLTGAIAEHLAEVTIHVSLTHEGDTAAAVAILETS; this comes from the coding sequence GTGGCGATAGTCGGAGTGGGGATCGATGTGGTCTCTATTCCTGATTTCGCCGAGCAGGTGGACCAGCCCGGCACGGTTTTCGCCGAGACGTTCACGCCAGGGGAGCGCCGCGACGCCGCCGACAAGAGTTCGGTGGCGGCGCGGCACCTGGCGGCTCGCTGGGCAGCCAAAGAGGCCGTCATCAAGGCGTGGTCGGGTTCGCGGTTCGCCCAGCGCCCGGTGTTGCCGGAGGGCATCCACCGCGATATCGAGGTGGTGACCGACATGTGGGGCCGGCCGAAAGTCCGTCTCACCGGCGCCATCGCCGAGCATCTGGCCGAAGTGACCATCCACGTCTCGCTGACTCATGAGGGTGACACGGCCGCGGCCGTGGCCATCCTGGAGACCTCTTAG
- a CDS encoding DUF1906 domain-containing protein, whose product MLRLAAAAPVALAAGSAAASLSSPTASAAPLGVLLDYAAGVISARDIRASGAIGAIRYVSDRRPDGQWMLGKPIQLPEARDLYQNGLKIVSNYQYGKADTADWLGGEAAGVQHAKRGWQLHVAAGGSYGAPIYASIDDDPSFEQYKQQVAPYLRGWEAVLGHQRTGVYANSKTIEWALQDGLGSWFWQHNWGSPGRVAHPAAHLHQVEIDKRTVGGVGVDINHILKPSFGQWD is encoded by the coding sequence ATGCTGCGCCTGGCCGCTGCGGCACCGGTCGCGTTGGCGGCCGGATCCGCTGCGGCGTCGTTGTCGTCCCCGACCGCGTCCGCGGCCCCGCTGGGGGTCCTGCTGGATTACGCCGCCGGAGTGATCAGCGCACGGGATATCCGCGCTTCCGGAGCCATCGGAGCTATTCGATACGTCTCTGATCGGCGGCCCGACGGCCAGTGGATGCTGGGCAAGCCGATCCAGCTGCCCGAGGCCCGTGACCTCTACCAAAACGGTCTGAAGATCGTGTCGAACTACCAGTACGGAAAAGCCGACACCGCCGACTGGCTCGGGGGCGAGGCCGCCGGCGTGCAGCATGCCAAGCGGGGCTGGCAGCTCCATGTCGCGGCGGGTGGCTCCTACGGGGCGCCGATTTATGCCTCGATCGATGACGATCCGTCCTTCGAGCAGTACAAACAGCAGGTCGCGCCGTATCTGAGGGGTTGGGAAGCGGTGCTCGGGCATCAACGCACCGGGGTGTACGCCAACTCCAAGACCATCGAATGGGCATTGCAGGACGGGCTCGGGTCCTGGTTCTGGCAGCACAACTGGGGTTCTCCGGGGCGGGTGGCGCACCCTGCCGCACACTTGCATCAGGTCGAAATCGACAAGCGGACCGTGGGCGGCGTGGGTGTCGACATCAACCACATCCTGAAGCCCAGTTTTGGTCAGTGGGACTGA